The region CGACTCGGCCTCGATCGGGTGCACCACCCGGCTCATCGGGCTCCTTCGCAGGGGTCGGGCTCGACGATGCGGATCGCGTCGACCGGGCAGATCTCCAGGCACTCCAGGCAGCCGGTGCACCGGTCGACGCGGACCGTGAGACCGCCGGCGACCGGGCGGATCGCGTGGGTGGGGCAGGTGAGCAGGCAGGCGCCGCAGCCCTGGCAGGCGCCGATGGTCACGAGCGCCACCGATACCCCCGGGGTGTGACCATCCGGCCGGCGACCAGCCTCGTGTCGCTGCTGCCGACCACGACGACGCTGTACATGTCGACCACGGCCGGGTCGATAGTGGCCACTGTCGCCAGGTGGGTCCGCTCGCCGGGGCGGCTGGCGTTGCGCACCACACCGACCGGGGTGTCCGGTGGCCGGTGCACGCCGAGAATGCCGAGCGCCTTGCCGAGCTGCCAGTCCCGGGCCCGGCTACGTGGGTTGTAGAACACCGTCACGAAGTCACCCTCGGCGGCGGCGGTCACCCGCCGCTCGATGACCTCCCACGGGGTGTGCAGATCGGACAGACTGACGTAGGCGTGGTCGTGACCGAGCGGCGCACCGAGCAACGCGCCGGCTGCGAGGGCGGCGGTGACGCCGGGCACGCCCACCACGTCGATCCGCTCGTCGGCGTACTCCAGGGCGGGGCTGGCCATCGCGTACACCCCGGCGTCGCCGGACCCGACCAGCGCGACGGCGCGGCCGGCGGCGG is a window of Micromonospora sp. WMMD961 DNA encoding:
- a CDS encoding 4Fe-4S binding protein, which translates into the protein MALVTIGACQGCGACLLTCPTHAIRPVAGGLTVRVDRCTGCLECLEICPVDAIRIVEPDPCEGAR